From the genome of Halobellus litoreus, one region includes:
- a CDS encoding NAD(P)H-hydrate dehydratase, whose product MITSDRMAAVDRNAEALGVPRKQLMESSGNAVARGVRRLADPGAAVAVVAGRGNNGGDAFVAARFLDDYDVSVRLLGRPESIATDIARENWEALRTAEYDAETVTDSADLDLADPDVVVDGMLGTGVTGALREPAATAAEAINDLDAQVLSIDVPSGVDADTGESAGVAVDADRVVTFHDEKPGLQALDADVTVADIGIPEAAERFTGPGDLLALGRPSQSHKGDFGEVLVVGGGPYTGAPALAAQSALRAGADLVRVACPESVAREIQGYSENLILRPYDGDHLASEHVEDVLSLAAEHDVAVLGPGLGNREATLAAVEEFLEEYDGTVVVDADALQVVPGIETDATLLCTPHQGELRKMGGETDDDWRARSDLVAAFADDLGHVLLVKGAYDVISDGDETRVNRTGNPGMTVGGTGDVLAGAAGALACVLPPLQAAAVAAYANGRAGDEAVEANGYGLLATDLIDRLPAALRSETQ is encoded by the coding sequence ATGATCACGAGCGACCGAATGGCTGCCGTCGATCGAAACGCCGAGGCGCTCGGCGTCCCGCGGAAGCAGTTGATGGAGTCGAGCGGCAACGCCGTCGCCCGCGGGGTCCGACGGCTCGCCGATCCGGGCGCAGCGGTCGCGGTCGTGGCGGGACGCGGGAACAACGGCGGCGACGCCTTCGTCGCGGCGCGGTTCCTCGACGACTACGATGTGTCCGTCCGTCTGCTCGGCCGGCCGGAATCGATCGCCACGGACATCGCCCGCGAGAACTGGGAGGCGCTCCGCACGGCGGAGTACGACGCGGAGACGGTGACGGACTCGGCGGATCTCGATCTGGCCGACCCCGACGTCGTCGTCGACGGGATGCTCGGCACCGGCGTGACCGGAGCGCTCCGCGAGCCGGCGGCGACCGCCGCCGAGGCGATCAACGACCTCGACGCTCAGGTGCTCTCGATCGACGTGCCCTCCGGCGTCGACGCCGACACCGGCGAGTCCGCGGGCGTCGCCGTCGACGCCGACCGCGTGGTGACGTTTCACGACGAGAAGCCGGGCCTGCAGGCCCTCGACGCCGACGTCACCGTCGCCGACATCGGGATCCCGGAAGCCGCGGAGCGATTCACCGGGCCGGGCGACCTGCTCGCGCTGGGGCGACCGTCGCAGAGCCACAAGGGCGACTTCGGCGAGGTGCTCGTCGTCGGAGGCGGCCCCTACACCGGCGCGCCGGCGCTCGCCGCGCAGTCCGCGCTCCGCGCCGGTGCGGATCTCGTCCGCGTCGCCTGCCCCGAGTCGGTCGCCCGGGAGATCCAGGGCTACAGCGAGAACCTCATCCTCCGGCCGTACGACGGGGATCACCTGGCGAGCGAGCACGTCGAGGACGTCCTCTCGCTCGCGGCCGAACACGACGTGGCCGTGCTCGGGCCCGGTCTGGGGAATCGCGAGGCGACGCTCGCGGCCGTCGAGGAGTTCCTGGAGGAGTACGACGGCACCGTCGTCGTCGACGCCGACGCGCTACAGGTCGTTCCGGGAATCGAGACCGACGCGACGCTGCTCTGTACGCCCCATCAGGGCGAGTTGCGGAAAATGGGCGGCGAGACCGACGACGACTGGCGGGCCCGGTCCGACCTGGTCGCGGCGTTCGCGGACGACCTCGGACACGTCCTGCTCGTGAAGGGTGCCTACGACGTGATCTCCGACGGCGACGAGACGAGAGTGAATCGGACGGGGAATCCGGGGATGACCGTCGGTGGCACCGGCGACGTGCTCGCGGGCGCGGCCGGCGCGCTGGCCTGTGTCCTCCCGCCGCTCCAGGCGGCCGCCGTCGCCGCGTACGCGAACGGCCGCGCCGGCGACGAGGCGGTGGAGGCGAACGGGTACGGCCTCCTTGCGACGGACCTGATCGATCGACTACCCGCGGCCCTGCGGAGTGAAACGCAATGA
- the moaC gene encoding cyclic pyranopterin monophosphate synthase MoaC yields MTTEETIDGEPREQSGEETGESGDDESATRPDGGGRDEGDHDAELTHVDETGDVQMVDVGSKPDSKRRAVARGEIHLSSSTIGAIRDDEVEKGDVLATARIGAVQAVKHTWETIPMCHQIPITNVDTDFDVREERVVLTVTVETTGKTGCEMEALEGVTTGLNVVWDMVKAAEKDDAGQYPGTRIDGVEVVTKEKRAVEGSD; encoded by the coding sequence ATGACCACTGAGGAAACTATCGACGGAGAACCGAGAGAGCAGAGCGGCGAAGAGACGGGAGAGTCCGGAGACGACGAATCGGCGACGCGCCCCGACGGCGGTGGACGGGACGAGGGAGACCACGACGCGGAACTGACCCACGTCGACGAGACGGGCGACGTCCAGATGGTCGACGTCGGCTCGAAGCCCGACTCGAAGCGGCGCGCCGTGGCCCGCGGAGAGATTCACCTCTCGTCGTCGACGATCGGGGCGATCCGCGACGACGAGGTCGAGAAGGGCGACGTGCTCGCGACCGCCCGTATCGGCGCGGTCCAGGCCGTCAAGCACACCTGGGAGACGATCCCGATGTGCCACCAGATTCCGATCACGAACGTCGACACCGACTTCGACGTCCGCGAGGAACGCGTCGTTCTCACCGTCACGGTCGAGACGACGGGCAAGACCGGCTGCGAGATGGAAGCCTTGGAAGGCGTCACGACTGGGCTCAACGTCGTCTGGGATATGGTGAAAGCGGCCGAGAAAGACGACGCGGGACAGTATCCCGGAACGCGGATCGACGGCGTCGAAGTCGTCACGAAGGAGAAGCGAGCGGTCGAGGGATCGGACTGA
- a CDS encoding alpha/beta hydrolase produces MSDKRSSTSRRGFLGKMAVGGTVLLGATGSVTASNGKAPTPSDDISFNEGLTYATREAGENRTAGDLELDLYYHPNSKEPTPLVVYIHGGGWITGSRKSTPDLMEYFASRGYAMATIDHRYSFVPDDIDPFFPPNDINPKGKFPDHIVDVKAAIRWLRAHASEYNIDVDNVATWGSSSGAHLSALAAAVDDVEEVEGDVYDINPTVATEQSGAVQAAVPWYPPTDLLLMDEQDSNDSGAQGFIPHNARNSPESMLIGEKITEAPEKVARANPITYVEDGSAPMLLMHGRQDRLVPYEQSEILYEALRDACVEASFHELDPLGHGFGFDDLTQKPVIDQTVYTTKGCKSNNGRGSPPKDRTSNGPPAGPKVVEQFLDSNLGR; encoded by the coding sequence ATGAGTGACAAAAGATCATCAACATCCCGGCGAGGTTTCTTGGGAAAGATGGCGGTTGGTGGTACAGTGCTTTTGGGAGCTACCGGATCGGTAACCGCAAGCAACGGAAAAGCGCCCACACCATCAGACGACATTTCCTTCAACGAGGGCCTCACGTACGCAACACGTGAAGCAGGTGAGAATCGGACTGCAGGTGATTTAGAACTGGATCTGTACTATCATCCGAATAGTAAGGAGCCGACACCACTCGTTGTGTATATCCACGGTGGAGGGTGGATTACCGGTTCACGCAAATCGACTCCAGACCTGATGGAGTACTTCGCCAGTCGCGGATACGCGATGGCGACGATCGATCATCGCTATTCGTTCGTTCCTGACGACATCGATCCGTTCTTCCCGCCCAACGACATCAACCCGAAAGGGAAGTTCCCAGACCACATCGTAGACGTGAAAGCCGCAATCCGGTGGCTGCGAGCCCACGCCTCAGAGTACAACATCGACGTCGACAACGTCGCGACGTGGGGCTCGTCGTCGGGCGCCCACTTGTCGGCCCTGGCGGCGGCGGTAGACGACGTCGAAGAAGTCGAAGGAGACGTGTACGATATCAATCCGACAGTTGCCACCGAACAGAGCGGTGCGGTACAGGCCGCAGTACCGTGGTATCCACCCACTGATCTGCTGTTGATGGATGAACAGGACAGCAACGATTCGGGTGCTCAAGGGTTCATTCCACACAACGCTCGTAACTCACCCGAATCGATGCTCATCGGGGAGAAAATTACTGAGGCTCCCGAAAAAGTGGCTCGCGCGAATCCCATCACGTACGTCGAGGATGGATCCGCCCCGATGCTGCTGATGCACGGTCGCCAGGACCGGCTCGTTCCGTACGAACAGAGCGAGATTCTCTACGAGGCACTTCGGGATGCGTGCGTCGAGGCGTCGTTCCACGAACTCGATCCGCTTGGACACGGGTTCGGATTCGACGATCTCACTCAGAAACCAGTCATTGACCAGACTGTCTATACGACCAAGGGCTGCAAGTCAAACAACGGACGTGGCTCACCGCCAAAGGATCGCACGAGCAACGGGCCCCCAGCTGGCCCGAAGGTGGTCGAACAGTTCCTTGATAGCAATCTGGGCCGATAA
- a CDS encoding ATP-dependent DNA helicase has product MNAAARLRDVSWQAVFGHDEPYPEQADGIEAAVDAAEENGFLVVEGACGTGKTMLALTAGIDRVRDPDSDYERVLVLTSVKQQLRQFESDLQTINRALPDDWQPVSGLTLVGKADVCPYSREGVAGIDDETVYDRCEGLRERTRNLVGDGGETSTGTLVSEARQTQTGLLDSGATRGPDYLSTAGEPTPYLPETAEYGDTEYCPFYATFLDDVPDDGDPIEAIPFDLTEKGHVDPAELVRLSAGYGTCPHSVMGAVLPHVEVVLGNYYHAFDPTTVGSFTGALVDEETFVVCDEAHMLEPRVRDLVSDGVADATLRDAENELTRVIQPVEFAEAGKSTAGGDGGDAASSADADLVRGELDDADVTLRELRETRAFVSDLRSELDRRVRAHLDRTLPDWRADLSRLDDDEIPLREPEEPAVDELTEWAEAAGHDEATWLRAESVGAVVARILNEAEDDDVRRAAPAVGRTLANWARTDHVAYFREIELERTWDETEREQSWRRAYNARLALHNCVPGEAIAERLGEFGGGVLMSATLEPMDVFREVTGLDALADAGRPVEERTYGLSFPREHRASFAVDVPKFTHENRGRRGEDNPTRRAHVDAVCEIAQSPGNVLVGMPNYAEAAWMAEALSERLDRPVLLDESSGDDATESLKDEFFGGESKVLVTSLRGTLTEGVDYRGDRLAAAVVCGVPIIDTSSPRTRALRTAYDRRFGSDGQGGRSGFETALTVPAVRKARQAIGRVIRGPDEVGVRALVDARYARASWDSVREYLPEPERAEFDPVSPDLLGYGVERFWSSTDDD; this is encoded by the coding sequence ATGAACGCCGCGGCGCGACTGCGAGACGTGAGTTGGCAGGCGGTCTTCGGTCACGACGAGCCCTATCCGGAGCAAGCCGACGGCATCGAGGCCGCCGTCGACGCCGCCGAGGAGAACGGCTTCCTGGTCGTCGAAGGGGCGTGCGGAACCGGCAAGACGATGCTCGCGCTCACCGCGGGCATCGACCGGGTGCGCGACCCCGACTCCGACTACGAGCGCGTGCTCGTCCTGACGAGCGTCAAGCAGCAGCTCAGGCAGTTCGAGTCGGACCTGCAGACGATCAACAGGGCTCTTCCCGACGATTGGCAACCGGTCTCGGGGCTGACGCTCGTCGGGAAGGCCGACGTCTGTCCGTACAGCCGCGAGGGCGTCGCCGGTATCGACGACGAGACGGTGTACGACCGGTGTGAGGGCCTCCGCGAGCGGACGAGGAACCTCGTCGGAGACGGCGGCGAGACCTCGACCGGCACGCTGGTCTCGGAGGCCAGGCAGACCCAGACCGGACTCCTGGATTCGGGAGCGACTCGGGGCCCCGACTACCTCTCCACCGCGGGCGAGCCGACGCCGTACCTCCCCGAGACGGCCGAGTACGGCGACACCGAGTACTGTCCGTTCTACGCGACGTTCCTCGACGACGTCCCCGACGACGGCGACCCCATCGAAGCCATCCCGTTCGATCTGACCGAGAAGGGGCACGTCGACCCCGCGGAACTCGTCCGACTGAGCGCGGGCTACGGGACGTGTCCGCACTCGGTGATGGGTGCGGTCCTGCCGCACGTCGAGGTCGTTCTCGGGAACTACTACCACGCGTTCGACCCCACGACCGTGGGTTCGTTCACCGGCGCGCTCGTGGACGAGGAGACGTTCGTCGTCTGCGACGAGGCGCATATGCTCGAACCGCGGGTGCGCGACCTGGTGAGCGACGGCGTCGCCGACGCGACGCTACGAGACGCCGAGAACGAACTGACCCGCGTGATCCAGCCGGTCGAGTTCGCCGAGGCCGGAAAGTCGACCGCCGGCGGCGACGGGGGCGACGCCGCGTCGAGCGCCGACGCCGACCTGGTCCGCGGCGAACTCGACGACGCGGACGTGACGCTCCGCGAACTCCGCGAGACCCGCGCGTTCGTCTCCGACCTCCGCTCGGAACTCGACCGTCGCGTGCGGGCGCATCTCGATCGGACGCTCCCGGACTGGCGCGCGGATCTCTCACGACTCGACGACGACGAGATACCCCTCCGAGAGCCGGAGGAGCCCGCGGTCGACGAACTGACCGAGTGGGCCGAAGCCGCCGGCCACGACGAGGCGACCTGGCTCCGCGCGGAGTCCGTCGGCGCGGTGGTCGCCCGCATCCTGAACGAGGCCGAGGACGACGACGTCCGGCGGGCCGCCCCCGCCGTCGGGCGGACGCTCGCGAACTGGGCTCGAACCGATCACGTGGCGTACTTCAGAGAGATCGAACTAGAGCGGACGTGGGACGAGACGGAACGGGAACAATCCTGGCGGCGCGCGTACAACGCCCGACTCGCGCTGCACAACTGCGTTCCGGGCGAGGCCATCGCCGAGCGACTGGGCGAGTTCGGCGGCGGCGTGTTGATGTCGGCGACGCTGGAACCGATGGACGTCTTCCGCGAGGTGACTGGACTGGACGCGCTCGCGGACGCCGGTCGACCGGTCGAGGAGCGGACGTACGGCCTCTCGTTCCCGCGGGAGCACCGCGCGTCGTTCGCGGTCGACGTGCCGAAGTTCACCCACGAGAACCGCGGCCGACGTGGTGAGGACAACCCGACGCGGCGCGCGCACGTCGACGCCGTCTGCGAGATCGCGCAATCGCCGGGAAACGTCCTCGTCGGGATGCCGAACTACGCGGAGGCCGCGTGGATGGCGGAGGCGCTGTCGGAGCGCCTCGATCGGCCGGTCCTACTCGACGAGTCCTCCGGCGACGACGCGACGGAGTCGCTGAAAGACGAGTTCTTCGGCGGCGAATCGAAAGTGCTGGTCACGAGCCTCCGCGGCACGCTCACCGAGGGCGTCGACTACCGCGGCGACAGGCTCGCCGCCGCCGTCGTCTGCGGCGTCCCGATAATCGACACGTCGAGTCCGCGGACCCGCGCCCTGCGGACGGCGTACGACCGACGGTTCGGCTCCGACGGACAGGGCGGCCGCAGCGGCTTCGAGACGGCGCTGACCGTGCCGGCGGTTCGGAAGGCCAGGCAGGCGATTGGGCGCGTCATCCGCGGTCCCGACGAGGTTGGCGTCCGCGCGCTCGTCGACGCGCGGTACGCGAGGGCCTCTTGGGACAGCGTCCGGGAGTACCTGCCAGAGCCCGAGCGCGCGGAGTTCGACCCGGTGAGTCCGGACCTGCTCGGCTACGGCGTCGAGCGGTTCTGGTCGTCGACCGACGACGACTGA
- a CDS encoding DUF7576 family protein — protein MVDPTSDLGEDIDEADAPSCASCGSKIIQSPTHRVVTWVEDGSVRTQHFCSEECKVAAADEA, from the coding sequence ATGGTAGATCCGACTTCCGACCTCGGAGAGGACATAGACGAAGCCGACGCGCCGTCGTGTGCGAGTTGCGGATCGAAGATAATTCAATCGCCGACGCACCGCGTCGTCACCTGGGTCGAAGACGGGAGCGTCCGGACGCAGCATTTCTGTTCCGAGGAGTGCAAAGTCGCCGCGGCCGACGAGGCGTAA
- a CDS encoding ArsR/SmtB family transcription factor encodes MSGVLPSETERGATEDDGGDFRVLPLDDDEAARLINCLAADTARSTLAALQNDSATASELADAVGTSLQNVRHHLDNLREAGLVRVVDTRYSVKGREMKVYAPARDSLVVCVGESADVDRAIE; translated from the coding sequence ATGTCGGGTGTGCTACCGTCTGAAACGGAACGAGGTGCGACCGAAGACGACGGTGGCGACTTCCGCGTCCTCCCGCTCGACGACGACGAAGCCGCCCGACTCATCAACTGCCTCGCCGCCGACACCGCCCGCTCGACGCTCGCGGCCCTCCAGAACGACTCCGCCACCGCCTCCGAACTCGCTGACGCCGTCGGGACGTCGCTGCAGAACGTCAGACACCACCTCGACAACCTCCGAGAAGCCGGCCTCGTGCGCGTCGTCGACACCCGCTACTCAGTGAAGGGTCGAGAGATGAAAGTGTACGCTCCGGCGCGCGACTCGCTCGTCGTCTGCGTCGGCGAGTCAGCGGACGTGGACCGCGCCATCGAGTAA
- the hflX gene encoding GTPase HflX encodes MSGTSPVVVAKRVDGGDDADLTEIADLASAAGYDVVGHLSQSREEDAAYHFGEGKVEELAALVRETDAQAVVVDNRLGPYQTYNIGGKLPEGVEVIDRFTLILEIFGQRANTRKAQLQVELAELRYELPRAEAKASLAKRDERPGFMGLGEYDESRERDIKAQISRIKQELDAIADKEETRREQRRESGFDLVALAGYTNAGKSTLMRQLADDLDVSENEDLHPDLDPTAESEDRLFTTLGTTTRRADTGTRDVLLTDTVGFISDLPHWLVESFESTLDSVYRADLVLLVVDASESVAEMREKLVTCHDTLYERNEAPIVTVLNKIDRIDDEELAEKRAALEALAPNPVAVSGLTGENVSELTARIEAELPDWREERLLLPLSDDAMSLVSWLYDHGNVEQEEYTGEEVLVEFAARPAIVEKARAKAAEVHAPTRSADAGDVSEASVDSP; translated from the coding sequence ATGAGCGGAACGAGCCCCGTCGTCGTCGCCAAACGGGTGGACGGCGGCGACGACGCCGATCTGACCGAGATCGCGGACCTCGCGAGCGCGGCCGGCTACGACGTCGTCGGCCACCTCTCGCAGTCGCGCGAGGAGGACGCCGCCTACCACTTCGGCGAGGGAAAAGTCGAGGAACTCGCGGCGTTAGTGAGAGAAACCGACGCCCAGGCGGTCGTCGTCGACAACCGGCTGGGCCCGTACCAGACCTATAACATCGGCGGGAAACTGCCCGAGGGCGTCGAGGTGATCGACCGCTTCACGCTCATCCTGGAGATCTTCGGCCAGCGCGCGAACACCCGGAAGGCGCAGTTGCAGGTCGAACTCGCGGAACTGCGGTACGAACTCCCGCGCGCGGAGGCGAAGGCGTCGCTGGCGAAGCGCGACGAGCGCCCCGGATTCATGGGGCTCGGCGAGTACGACGAGAGCCGCGAGCGCGACATCAAAGCGCAGATCTCCCGCATCAAACAGGAACTCGACGCGATTGCGGATAAAGAGGAGACGCGCCGCGAACAGCGCCGGGAGTCGGGCTTCGACCTCGTCGCGCTCGCGGGCTACACGAACGCGGGCAAGTCGACGCTGATGCGACAGCTCGCCGACGACCTCGACGTCTCCGAGAACGAGGATCTTCACCCGGACCTCGATCCGACCGCCGAGTCCGAAGATCGCCTGTTCACGACGCTCGGGACGACCACACGCCGCGCGGACACCGGGACGAGAGACGTGCTCCTGACCGACACCGTCGGCTTCATCTCCGATCTGCCACACTGGCTCGTCGAGTCCTTCGAGTCGACGCTGGATTCCGTCTATCGTGCAGACCTCGTGTTGCTCGTCGTCGACGCCTCCGAGTCAGTCGCGGAGATGCGCGAGAAACTCGTCACCTGTCACGACACGCTCTACGAGCGCAACGAGGCGCCGATCGTCACCGTCCTCAACAAGATCGACCGGATCGACGACGAGGAGCTGGCGGAGAAGCGCGCGGCGCTGGAGGCGCTCGCGCCGAACCCGGTCGCCGTTTCGGGGCTGACTGGCGAGAACGTCTCGGAACTCACCGCCCGGATCGAGGCCGAACTCCCCGACTGGCGCGAGGAGCGCCTCCTCCTGCCGCTCTCGGACGACGCGATGAGCCTGGTCTCGTGGCTCTACGACCACGGTAACGTCGAGCAGGAGGAGTACACCGGTGAGGAGGTGCTGGTCGAGTTCGCCGCCCGCCCGGCCATCGTGGAGAAGGCGCGAGCGAAGGCGGCCGAGGTGCACGCGCCGACGCGGTCCGCGGACGCCGGCGACGTCTCGGAGGCGAGCGTCGACAGCCCGTAG
- a CDS encoding DMT family transporter produces MLRRIRSQFLPPDATLFVALATVWGLSFVAIEAGLAHVPPLFFAALRYALAGVLVLAYAAVTTDRLRPRGRTEWLNVAVVGGFLVGAYHALLYLGQLSVPGPVAAVVVSLSPVLTAAFAAVLLDDSLDAVAVGGFLLGLVGVAVVADFDLGGLLTADVLGIGLLFVAAAAFALGSVLSTPLRTTLADVSMQAWAMLVGAAALFAGSIARGESVATVEWTTTAVAALAYLTLFSGVLGFLIYFALHERVGPAESNLVSYFQPIVAALAGWALLGQTVTETTVLGFLGIFAGFLLVKHEIVRERLGVGGVHFAPRNPMLTFSCRVIERGRGLTFERDVASEDLYGSTTSGFGHDAD; encoded by the coding sequence ATGTTACGTCGTATTCGTTCACAGTTTCTCCCGCCCGACGCGACGCTTTTCGTCGCGCTCGCGACGGTCTGGGGACTGTCGTTCGTCGCCATCGAAGCCGGACTCGCCCACGTGCCGCCGCTCTTCTTCGCGGCCCTTCGCTACGCGCTCGCCGGAGTGCTCGTCCTCGCGTACGCCGCAGTCACGACCGATCGGCTGCGCCCCCGCGGCCGCACGGAGTGGTTGAACGTCGCCGTCGTCGGCGGGTTCCTCGTCGGCGCGTACCACGCTCTCCTCTACCTCGGCCAACTCTCGGTTCCCGGCCCCGTCGCCGCGGTCGTCGTGAGCCTCTCGCCGGTGCTGACCGCGGCGTTCGCGGCCGTGCTCCTCGACGACTCCCTCGACGCGGTCGCGGTCGGCGGCTTCCTGCTCGGCCTCGTCGGCGTCGCCGTCGTCGCCGACTTCGACCTCGGGGGGCTCCTCACCGCCGACGTCCTCGGGATCGGACTCCTCTTCGTCGCGGCCGCGGCCTTCGCGCTCGGATCGGTGCTCTCGACGCCGCTGCGGACGACGCTCGCCGACGTGTCGATGCAGGCGTGGGCGATGCTCGTGGGCGCGGCGGCGCTCTTCGCGGGCTCGATAGCCCGTGGCGAGTCCGTTGCCACCGTCGAGTGGACGACGACCGCCGTCGCCGCCCTGGCGTACCTGACGCTCTTCTCGGGCGTGCTCGGCTTCCTGATCTACTTCGCGCTGCACGAGCGAGTCGGCCCCGCCGAAAGCAACCTGGTGAGCTACTTCCAGCCGATCGTCGCCGCGCTCGCGGGCTGGGCCCTCCTCGGGCAGACTGTCACTGAAACCACCGTCCTCGGCTTCCTGGGGATCTTCGCCGGCTTCCTCCTCGTGAAACACGAGATAGTCCGCGAGCGACTGGGCGTGGGCGGTGTGCACTTCGCCCCGCGGAACCCGATGCTGACCTTCAGCTGCCGAGTCATCGAACGCGGTCGCGGGCTCACCTTCGAACGCGACGTCGCCTCCGAGGACCTCTACGGGTCGACGACGAGTGGCTTCGGCCACGACGCCGACTGA
- a CDS encoding DUF7511 domain-containing protein has product MSDSPRNPENRVPAPSVEDSDATQRGRRFELRSVVVRYEERPDRCTIYPRRESCCEQIEAWLSADADAFVALDEMR; this is encoded by the coding sequence ATGTCCGACTCGCCCCGCAACCCCGAGAACCGCGTTCCAGCGCCCAGTGTCGAGGACAGCGACGCAACCCAGCGTGGTCGGCGTTTCGAACTCCGGAGCGTCGTCGTGCGCTACGAGGAACGACCGGACCGGTGCACGATCTATCCCCGCCGCGAGAGCTGCTGCGAACAGATCGAGGCCTGGCTTTCGGCCGACGCCGACGCGTTCGTCGCGCTGGACGAGATGCGATGA
- the thrS gene encoding threonine--tRNA ligase produces the protein MSEIVVSLPDGSELSVAEDATVEDVAYEIGPGLGRDTVAGVVDGELVDKAAPVHDGAEIVIVTDQSGEYLRVLRHSAAHVFAQALQRLHPEAKLAIGPPTDEGFYYDVANVDLDAEDLDEIEAEMEEILEEDLPIERELRPREEAIATYEDNRYKREILDDEAAGEDPVSFYVQGDFEDLCQGPHVESTGDIGAVKLLNISSAYWRGDEDEDTLTRVYGTAFESESDLEEYLTLREEAQERDHRKLGQELDLFSIPDVTGPGLPLYHPNGKKILDELGDYARSLNLDAGYDPVETPHLFRTELWKKSGHYDNYVDDMFLMDVNDEEYGLKPMNCPGHATIFDQKSWSYRDLPVRYFEDGKVYRKEQRGELSGLSRVWSFTIDDGHLFCRPEQIEQEVNQVMEAIYEVLDTFDLDAHVALATRPEKSVGGDEIWEQAESQLRSVLENQGIDYDLEPGDGAFYGPKIDFAFEDALGRKWDGPTVQLDFNMPERFELSYTGEDNEDHRPVMIHRALYGSYERFFMVLIEHFDGKFPLWLAPEQVRILPISDDQLGYAHRVKNELGDFRVSVEDRSWTLGRKIREAQEDRVPYMIVVGGDEQEAGTISVRDRKEREDQDVEIETFRAHLEAEYEEKRIEPDFLDE, from the coding sequence ATGAGCGAAATCGTTGTCAGTCTCCCCGACGGCTCTGAACTGTCCGTCGCGGAGGACGCGACGGTCGAGGACGTCGCCTACGAGATCGGCCCCGGACTCGGCCGCGACACCGTCGCGGGCGTCGTCGACGGCGAACTCGTCGACAAGGCCGCACCGGTCCACGACGGCGCGGAGATCGTCATCGTCACCGACCAGAGCGGCGAGTACCTCCGCGTCCTGCGACACTCTGCGGCCCACGTCTTCGCCCAGGCGTTGCAGCGACTCCACCCCGAGGCGAAACTCGCCATCGGACCGCCGACGGACGAGGGGTTCTACTACGACGTCGCGAACGTCGATCTCGACGCCGAGGACCTCGACGAGATCGAAGCCGAGATGGAAGAGATTCTGGAGGAGGACCTCCCGATCGAGCGGGAGCTCCGTCCCCGCGAGGAGGCGATCGCGACGTACGAGGACAACCGCTACAAGCGCGAGATCCTCGACGACGAGGCCGCCGGCGAGGACCCCGTCTCGTTCTACGTCCAGGGCGACTTCGAGGACCTCTGTCAGGGCCCGCACGTCGAGTCGACCGGCGACATCGGCGCGGTGAAGCTCCTGAACATTTCGTCGGCGTACTGGCGCGGCGACGAGGACGAGGACACGCTGACGCGCGTCTACGGCACGGCCTTCGAGTCCGAGTCCGACCTCGAAGAGTATCTCACGCTCCGGGAGGAGGCCCAAGAGCGGGATCACCGAAAGCTCGGGCAGGAGCTCGACCTCTTCTCGATCCCCGACGTCACCGGCCCCGGACTGCCGCTGTATCACCCTAACGGCAAGAAGATCCTCGACGAACTCGGCGACTACGCTCGCTCGCTGAATCTGGACGCCGGCTACGACCCCGTCGAGACGCCGCACCTGTTCCGGACGGAACTGTGGAAGAAGTCGGGCCACTACGACAACTACGTCGACGATATGTTCCTGATGGACGTCAACGACGAGGAATATGGGTTGAAACCGATGAACTGCCCGGGGCACGCGACGATCTTCGATCAGAAGTCGTGGTCCTACCGCGACCTGCCCGTGCGGTACTTCGAGGACGGCAAAGTGTATCGCAAGGAACAGCGCGGCGAGCTTTCGGGGCTCTCGCGCGTCTGGTCCTTCACCATCGACGACGGCCACCTGTTCTGCCGCCCCGAGCAGATCGAGCAGGAAGTGAATCAGGTGATGGAGGCCATCTACGAGGTGCTCGACACCTTCGACCTCGACGCCCACGTCGCCCTCGCCACGCGCCCGGAGAAGTCGGTCGGCGGCGACGAGATCTGGGAGCAGGCCGAGTCACAGCTCCGATCCGTGCTCGAAAACCAGGGCATCGACTACGACCTCGAACCCGGCGACGGAGCCTTCTACGGCCCGAAGATCGACTTCGCCTTCGAGGACGCCCTCGGGAGAAAGTGGGACGGCCCGACCGTGCAACTGGACTTCAATATGCCCGAGCGCTTCGAGCTGTCGTACACGGGCGAGGACAACGAAGACCACCGCCCGGTGATGATCCACCGCGCGCTCTACGGCTCCTACGAGCGGTTCTTCATGGTGCTCATCGAGCACTTCGACGGGAAGTTCCCGCTCTGGCTCGCGCCCGAACAGGTCCGAATCCTGCCGATCAGCGACGACCAACTCGGCTACGCCCACCGCGTGAAGAACGAACTCGGCGACTTCCGCGTCTCGGTGGAGGACCGCTCGTGGACGCTCGGACGGAAAATCCGCGAGGCCCAGGAGGACCGCGTCCCGTATATGATCGTCGTCGGCGGCGACGAGCAAGAGGCGGGGACGATCTCGGTCCGCGACCGCAAGGAGCGGGAGGATCAGGACGTCGAGATCGAGACGTTCCGCGCGCACCTCGAAGCCGAGTACGAGGAGAAACGGATCGAACCGGACTTCCTGGACGAGTAG